A stretch of Gymnodinialimonas phycosphaerae DNA encodes these proteins:
- a CDS encoding calcium-binding protein, whose amino-acid sequence MINVHAKNAQASEGKARLDEMAELKENAPSTSNRKILASMGSLTAFLVYMRSFWSPETAQAQTLDGLDGKINADELEICEIPDVGAWRAEMALALPKKKQTELKDPKALAALEGQETASVNNGHLFLQDGPEVNLPTLSRMAPTKVTPLSFSLDGGAKAHSSSHPFEHAKSQAHGVAAPGGTSGTDDGDEQFPTDPNLVTPPVPEPAPSIPQPGTEPPLDDDVCNGDDDCQPGQGVNNGQVGADDDDCGSDSCADAAQADDCDSFEDSTQAQDDCDTYPVDGCGDDNSPTIALELVEGSLLADFLFGTDAAEEMLGHDGDDRIEGMGGDDAIMGGAGNDDLSGGAGDDLLIGEIGDDLMDGDAGDDLLIGGEGSDHIHGGEGDDRILGGAGDDVLYDGQGRDVLLGGVGDDTIHLTLDSEVDFIDGETGADRLDLSAALVSSRTDIARSEVTLDDGPTDKLSGIEIFVSGSAEDEFDFSGLAASAKPDDAPMFFQITDFGRGDTVRATGEFSLAFDDLSDDALWPSAPDEVSDLEARIRETSGDGADAVPSRLSFRTATEEDMVARVIDFDFDGDGRVDLTVTIQNEPSQDALPFAEQA is encoded by the coding sequence ATGATCAACGTTCACGCAAAGAACGCACAAGCGTCAGAGGGCAAGGCACGTCTCGACGAGATGGCCGAGCTCAAAGAAAACGCACCCTCGACCTCGAACCGCAAAATCCTCGCGAGCATGGGAAGCCTCACGGCCTTCCTCGTCTACATGCGGTCCTTCTGGTCACCCGAGACGGCGCAGGCTCAGACGCTCGACGGCCTCGATGGAAAGATCAACGCGGACGAGCTCGAGATTTGCGAAATCCCCGATGTCGGAGCCTGGCGGGCGGAAATGGCCCTTGCCTTGCCCAAGAAAAAACAGACCGAGCTCAAAGATCCCAAAGCCCTGGCCGCCCTCGAAGGTCAAGAGACGGCAAGCGTCAATAACGGCCACTTGTTCCTTCAGGACGGGCCCGAGGTGAATTTGCCCACGCTGTCGCGGATGGCGCCTACCAAAGTGACGCCGCTGTCCTTTTCGCTCGACGGCGGGGCAAAGGCGCACTCCTCGTCTCATCCTTTCGAACACGCCAAATCCCAAGCGCACGGCGTCGCCGCACCCGGCGGCACGTCCGGGACGGATGACGGAGACGAGCAATTCCCCACCGATCCCAACCTCGTGACGCCGCCCGTGCCCGAGCCAGCGCCATCCATTCCGCAACCCGGCACCGAGCCGCCTCTCGATGACGACGTTTGCAACGGCGATGACGACTGTCAGCCGGGTCAGGGTGTTAACAACGGGCAGGTCGGCGCGGACGATGACGATTGCGGTTCCGACAGCTGCGCCGACGCCGCTCAGGCGGACGACTGCGACAGCTTCGAAGACAGCACGCAGGCCCAGGACGATTGCGACACCTACCCCGTGGATGGGTGCGGCGACGACAATTCCCCGACCATCGCGCTCGAACTGGTAGAAGGAAGCCTTCTCGCCGATTTCCTTTTCGGCACCGATGCGGCCGAGGAGATGCTGGGCCATGACGGTGACGACCGGATCGAAGGCATGGGCGGCGACGATGCCATCATGGGTGGCGCCGGCAATGACGATCTGAGCGGCGGCGCGGGCGACGATCTGCTCATAGGGGAAATAGGCGACGATTTGATGGACGGCGACGCAGGCGATGACCTGCTCATCGGCGGCGAAGGATCGGACCATATCCACGGCGGCGAGGGCGATGACCGCATCCTCGGCGGCGCGGGCGACGACGTCCTCTACGATGGTCAGGGGCGCGACGTGCTCCTGGGCGGGGTCGGGGACGACACGATCCATCTCACCCTCGACAGCGAGGTCGACTTCATCGACGGCGAAACCGGCGCAGACCGTCTCGACCTATCCGCCGCCCTCGTCAGCAGCAGAACAGACATCGCCCGCAGCGAAGTCACGCTAGATGACGGCCCCACAGACAAGCTTTCGGGGATCGAGATCTTTGTATCCGGTTCGGCGGAGGACGAATTCGACTTCTCCGGTCTTGCCGCTTCCGCCAAGCCGGACGATGCGCCGATGTTCTTCCAGATCACCGATTTCGGTCGCGGCGACACGGTCCGTGCCACCGGGGAATTCTCCCTCGCCTTCGACGATCTCTCCGATGATGCGCTTTGGCCCAGCGCGCCAGACGAGGTCTCCGACCTCGAGGCGCGCATCCGCGAGACAAGCGGTGACGGCGCCGATGCCGTGCCGAGCCGCCTCTCGTTCAGAACCGCGACCGAGGAAGACATGGTCGCGCGCGTGATCGACTTCGATTTCGACGGCGACGGGCGGGTCGATCTCACCGTCACCATCCAGAACGAGCCGTCCCAGGATGCGCTCCCGTTCGCAGAACAAGCCTGA
- a CDS encoding HlyD family type I secretion periplasmic adaptor subunit, translated as MKLKTTTTPADQPIYSIRGRVIGGLFLTGLLVTGIFGWAARADLAGAVVLTGEVAVDRNLRVVQHADGGIVQEILVSAGDAVEAGDVLIRLDNTAAWTERAILHGRIAEFSIRRMRLEAQRELRDSFDLPEGLDELVTPRATIMSIYAGELRIFEGGIASYRSRREQLELGIQQVRAEIEGLEARLAANGEEIELVSTENSRVEELAGLQLTARNAVFSINRENVRLQGERGDILSMLARARSRISELDLDILAMDDQARTDAQQELREIETQLTELNERRMVVETTLARTDIRAPIAGRLNDLNINSVGGVISPAEILATIVPEDANLVFTGQVPVVQIEQVEVERPARLRFSAFEQSATPEIAGIVEYVAAAATRDEATGGDFYDIRIEVEPEELALLGGRELRPGMPVEIYVTTSERTALSYLVKPFRDQIARAFRER; from the coding sequence ATGAAACTCAAAACCACCACCACCCCCGCGGACCAGCCAATCTATTCCATCCGCGGCCGCGTCATCGGCGGGCTGTTTCTGACGGGCCTGCTTGTCACCGGCATCTTCGGCTGGGCGGCGCGTGCCGACCTCGCCGGGGCCGTGGTTCTGACCGGCGAAGTCGCCGTCGACCGCAACCTTCGGGTTGTGCAGCATGCCGATGGTGGCATCGTTCAAGAAATTCTCGTCAGTGCCGGCGACGCCGTCGAAGCAGGCGACGTTCTTATCCGCCTCGACAACACTGCCGCCTGGACCGAGCGTGCCATCCTTCATGGCCGCATCGCCGAATTCTCGATCCGTCGGATGCGGCTCGAAGCGCAGCGCGAATTGCGCGACAGCTTCGATCTACCCGAAGGGCTCGACGAACTGGTGACCCCCCGCGCGACGATCATGTCGATCTACGCCGGCGAATTGCGAATCTTCGAAGGCGGCATCGCCTCATATCGCAGCCGCCGCGAACAGTTGGAACTTGGCATCCAGCAGGTCCGCGCCGAAATCGAAGGGCTCGAAGCGCGCCTTGCCGCCAACGGCGAGGAAATCGAACTCGTCTCGACCGAGAATTCCCGCGTCGAGGAATTGGCCGGCCTGCAACTGACCGCGCGCAACGCCGTCTTCTCGATCAACCGCGAAAACGTGCGGCTGCAAGGCGAACGGGGCGATATCCTCTCCATGCTCGCCCGCGCGCGCAGCCGGATCAGCGAACTGGACCTCGACATCCTCGCGATGGACGACCAGGCACGCACCGATGCGCAGCAGGAACTGCGCGAGATCGAAACCCAGCTGACCGAACTGAACGAACGGCGCATGGTCGTCGAGACGACGCTTGCGCGCACCGACATTCGTGCTCCGATCGCGGGCCGGCTCAACGATCTCAACATCAACTCGGTCGGTGGGGTCATCTCGCCCGCGGAAATCCTCGCCACCATCGTGCCCGAAGACGCAAATCTCGTCTTCACCGGCCAGGTCCCTGTCGTGCAGATCGAACAGGTAGAAGTCGAACGTCCGGCCCGGTTGCGCTTCTCGGCCTTCGAACAGAGCGCAACACCCGAGATCGCGGGTATCGTGGAATACGTGGCCGCCGCCGCAACGCGGGACGAGGCGACGGGCGGCGATTTCTACGACATCCGCATCGAGGTCGAACCCGAGGAACTAGCGCTGCTCGGCGGGCGCGAATTGCGGCCCGGCATGCCCGTGGAAATCTACGTGACCACCAGCGAACGCACCGCGCTGTCCTATCTGGTAAAGCCCTTCCGCGACCAGATCGCGCGCGCTTTCCGCGAACGCTGA
- a CDS encoding LuxR C-terminal-related transcriptional regulator, whose product MSKVLIYSNQVFVRKGIRCFLDTQDDVHISGDAEVPEGRALDSEADGIDIVLLDLSGLSNPTETIRRLRRAMNDARIVVLCTVSTTDYAVEALDAGAAGIITHSCQPTELRIAMSRILNGDNYIQPDIAMDIFRELRAKEAQRYEAERLRLTVRESQVISHLMQGKTNRQIGESLSISEKTVKHYVGVLKEKFCVANRLEIVLHAQRLSL is encoded by the coding sequence GTGTCAAAGGTTCTGATTTATTCGAACCAGGTCTTCGTCAGAAAAGGCATCCGGTGCTTTCTCGATACGCAGGATGATGTTCATATTTCGGGCGATGCCGAAGTTCCGGAAGGCCGCGCACTCGATTCCGAGGCAGATGGAATAGATATCGTTTTGCTCGATCTTTCCGGTCTCTCCAATCCTACCGAAACCATTCGCCGGCTCCGGCGCGCGATGAATGACGCGCGCATCGTGGTCCTGTGCACCGTCAGTACGACCGATTATGCCGTCGAAGCGCTCGACGCGGGCGCAGCGGGGATCATTACCCACTCCTGTCAGCCCACGGAATTACGAATCGCGATGTCGCGCATCCTAAACGGCGACAATTACATCCAGCCCGATATTGCGATGGACATATTCCGCGAGTTGCGCGCCAAAGAGGCACAGCGTTACGAGGCGGAACGCCTACGCCTGACCGTGCGTGAAAGCCAGGTGATCAGTCACCTGATGCAGGGTAAGACGAACCGTCAGATCGGAGAGAGCCTTTCTATCAGCGAGAAAACTGTGAAGCACTACGTAGGGGTGCTGAAGGAAAAATTCTGTGTCGCGAACCGGCTCGAAATTGTGTTGCATGCCCAGCGCCTTTCGCTCTAA